GCAAGTCAGGCTCCAAATTGTTCACAATAGATAGGACATCACTCTGCAGCTAAATCTGTCAAGACTACACCTCTGCTGCAAGGGAATGCCAGCCCACAAAAACGATGTGAAACGATGTATGGACCCTCAAATAAAATGAGCATGAAAAGCCTTGAAAATGAGGTGGTCACAGAGAAATACTCTGTGCTCAGGAAATTCAGTTAACAGCTACTAGTACTACTTTGTAGGTTTGCACCCATCTAAAAAATTGAAGCCCAGGATTGTCGAGTCGAGGTGATTATGTCCTCCGGAACTGAAATGAGGCATGAGCCTGCTTCACAGCTTTGGATCAATCCCTCCTCAGCAGTCTGGCTTTATGCTGCCGCCGGATGATCAGAGACTGCTGGTAAAGGTTCAGGTCAAGGCCATCAACGTTCCTGCCCACACGTGCTTGCAGAATCGCCTGCAGGATGTAAGCAACAAATTTGATGCACCATTGTTCAACTGATACCAGACTGCTAAAAGCTGGAGAAGGTTAGAGAATTACGTCGTTGTTTGGCCGGATCAGGAGCTCGCCGATGAACTGGAACATAGAGCCGCTGCGGAAACCGATTTCCCTCAGGTGCTGGGTGTCAATTCTAAGCGTCGCGCTGCCATCTCGTATGACGGCAACCGCGGAGTCCACATCGTATGACTGAAGGCTGGAGAATCGCAAGCCAAGAAGGTTAGCACAGTTAATTAGAAGTTGTGGTTTTCAGATGGAAGCAGCTGCAATAACGTACGTTCCTGTTACTCGGATGGATGCCCCTTGCTTGAACATCTCCGAGGAGGGCTCAAGCTCTTGCAGAGTGATAGGCACACCTGGTTTCAGAGTAGAAGATGCCATCTAGCACAGGGACCTGATGAAACGCAACATGAGGAAGTTATGTCTGGCCTCTGGTAATAGTCCTCACAAACAAGAAATGTACTAATCACTTTTTTCAGAATTCCAGCACCAAAATAAAGATAAGGAGTGATATCAAAGGATGCGAACCCTGAGTGACAGTAACAGGTTAACTGTTTCCAAAAAGATTCATAATTCCTAGTGATGCATTTTGGAGTCCTCTGCACGATTCATGCTACATTCCTACATCAAAAAAAAAAGGATGCGTCGCTTACTGATCTAGCATCGTAATCGTCAATTACGGGGGACAAAGCAAAATGTTTCAGCTATATAGTAAGGGCTTCAAAATCAGTAGCATGCACAGGTGGATCATCATTTTTGCATGTTTCAGTTAACAGTGCTACTTTGCAGGTTTGCACAACCATGAACAGATGGCCGCTTATGGAAAATAGCAGAGCAAAAGAAAGAAGGGAATCATTCGCATTTCCCAATCCAACATTCTGACATTGAATTCtaatctgaaactgaacttgttcCGTATCTTTGCTCCCTCCTGACGGAGGACATCTGGATCTTGTCTTGGCCAAAACGTTGGTCGGCAGCTAACGGCATACCTAACACGCACTGGAAGAGAAGAGACCTGATGAAATCCACGACCCAGGCAGCATTGCTGACCTACTCCttcctcctccggctcctccgccaCGCGTCGCCGGCGATGTGCGCGAACAGTAGAGCCGCTCGAGGCGCGAGAGGAAGACTGGAGGGAGGGGAGATCGGGACGTAGAAGCGAAGCTCACCTGGCGGGAGGATGGatgggacgacggcggcggcggaggatccCGGCGACCGGGGTTGGGTCCCCTTCTTGGAGTAAGGAAGACGAGGCACACCAGTACCGGGGGCTACAGGCAGTGTATGGATCAATACATATTTCTCAAAAATGGGCCCATCTAGGCCAATTACTCTCCAGGCCCATACACGAAGAAACATTCAACACCCTCCGGACCAGACCGATGCCCATGGCAGATCCAATTCGCCGCGTGAGTCGCTGCTTAGGTTTCAGCCGGCCCAACTAGCCGTTTCCAGTGTGAACATTCCTATGCCAGATTTTTTTTCGTGTTCTTTTTCGTTTTTTTTCTccatttcattttctttttcctatatatttttatttctttttttcctttcttttttcctATATATTTTAATTTTTTATATGTTTCCCGTATTTTTTTATTTCCaaattcaagaacattttctgaaatctgGGATCATCTTTTCCAAATCGGTGAACATTTTTTATATTGGTGAATATTTTTGGCAATTTAAAATTTGTTCATTTAATTTGAAATTTGTTCATGGAAATAAAAAACGTTCATGATTTCTCAAAAAAGCTTCATCATATTCAAAAATGCTCAGCGAATTCAAACATGTTCTCGAATTCAAAATGTGTTCATCCAATTCAAAACATTGTTCATTGAatttaaaaaatcatgaaattccaaaaaaaatcatattttgacCATTTAAATTGTTCTAGTCACTAATGCTCTTTTTTTTTCAtttatgatcattttttgaattcatgaactttttccttTGCATTAGTGACCATTTTCTGAACCCGTTTCCTTCTCACTGTCTGTCAATCTTAGAAGAAACAAGGCCATTAAACAAGAAAAGAATCAGATACCTCATGGCATAAATTCTACCTAAGTTGTGTATGGACAAGTTAAATGCACAAGCCATCATGAAGAATGGTTTGTGCCAAAATCTTGGCCCAAAGATTCCTCTCGTCGACGTACAACACTGAATGCCGCCACTAAGAAGCACACCAGAGACTCTAATTTATTGCCTTCGGAAATCCTAAAATAAGTAATTCAATTTATCATCATAGTGTAAATGGATTTATGGTGTCAATTGGAGTAATTCTTCAGTAGAGCATGCTAATTTGTGGAAAGAAATGCTAACTATCCTTCAATTTATTGCTTCAAAATAAAGCATAAGGTTCAGGCTATACCAAAACTATGTTTGATTTTATTTCACAATCCAAAGTTATGGTCAAGTTGATATCAATTATCATGATCTCACAGGATATCAGAATTCAAAAGTTTAATCATATAAGAACAAAAGATAGCAGTCGGAGATCAGATGGTAGTGCATGATGTAAATTGATCATCACAGTGAATACAGAAAATGTGGTATGGTTATGATATCATCACTTCTCCCATCAAGTCATATAAGACAAAAAAGGTTgagttttttaaaagaaaaatacCAATAGTGAATCCCGTATAGTTGTTCTTTCGCATATCAATTGACGTGACAGAATGCATGATGCCGATTAGAAATTCAGAATGAGTAGGAGGAACTAATCAGTGGTCATCATCACTGAGAACCTCTGATCAAGCAGAAAGAATGAAACGATTGATAAAGGCTGTAAACGGGGGTATAGTAACAGAAAAATCCTGGTATGAAAGCAGTCAGTGCCGCAAAAACCAGTTTCCTTCTTGCTGTCTGCCAATGCACCGAGAAACAAGGTCGTTAAAGAATCAGATACCTCATGGCATCCCGTCTACCCAACCCAAATAAAATGCAACACTAATCGCTAATACATGTATGGACAAGTTGAATGCACAAGCCATCTCAAAAAATGGTTTGTGCCAGAATCTTAGCCCAAAGATTCCTCTCGGCAACGTACAGCACTGAATTACACTATTAAGAAGTGCACCAGAGACTCTAATTTATTGCCTTCAGAAGTTTTTAGATCGAATCAAATCAAAAAGAAGAAATGTAACTGGATTTGTGGTGTCAGGTGGAGTAATTCTTCAGTTTTGCAACTGTGTGGGTTGATGTATCAAGAAGGAAGCACAAGAAAGTCATCCCTTTTTCCAAGTCTGTACGGGGGGAACAACTCCCCGCCGCTTGTTATTATACTCTCAAAGGCCGACCGACCGACGGGGCAACGGGaacacatgtgtgtgtgtgtttgtgtgtgggggggggggggggggggataagagAACACAAACGAGGtcaagcagcagcagcacgagcaagatgCATACGAATCTGCTCAAGACCTTCAATTGGCACAAAAAAAAGGCAATGTACGTGGTCTTACTGACCATGCGCACAGAGATTGCTGCCATGGCGGTGGCCACTGTGTGTTAACTGGCTAGTTAGCCACTAAGCACATACGCGCAGGTCACTGCACAATCTatgggtgtgtttggtagggtgcatgGATGGTGCATGAGGGCAAAAGTTCCCATTCCGACCCACTTTTGCTTGTTTGGTAGGGTGGATGGGCTCACCTGAGCTATGTCCATCTCATGCATAAAAGGGCCCTCAACCATGCTCATCTCATGCACCCCAAACAGGGTGCATGAAGGCAGCCATGCTGGCCCTGACCCTCGTCCCCACCCACCAGATCACGTTCAGATATGTttatatttcaaaaaatgttcaaatttcgaaaaagttcagaattttgattttttaaaaaagtttaaattttcaaaattgtttaaattttca
This DNA window, taken from Triticum aestivum cultivar Chinese Spring chromosome 1D, IWGSC CS RefSeq v2.1, whole genome shotgun sequence, encodes the following:
- the LOC123178666 gene encoding CST complex subunit TEN1 yields the protein MASSTLKPGVPITLQELEPSSEMFKQGASIRVTGTLQSYDVDSAVAVIRDGSATLRIDTQHLREIGFRSGSMFQFIGELLIRPNNDAILQARVGRNVDGLDLNLYQQSLIIRRQHKARLLRRD